One region of Carya illinoinensis cultivar Pawnee chromosome 8, C.illinoinensisPawnee_v1, whole genome shotgun sequence genomic DNA includes:
- the LOC122318295 gene encoding zinc finger CCCH domain-containing protein 44-like isoform X2: MERTHISQQQTSGHYRPCLQDGRVEQGGFDDSVPTADQMSVDQREAMRDMDDSQLVGAPEVGVVAKENVSVAEVEMLMMMKKKMEVNPVETMVAKRKRGRPPGGLTKTNKTAPPVRKKKDEEDVCFICFDGGSLVLCDRRGCPKAYHPACIKRDESFFKSRAKWNCGWHICSNCQKAAHYMCYTCTYSLCKGCIKDADYLSVRGNNGFCRMCMRTVMLIENFQGNTEVPQVDFDDKSSWEYLFKMYWIFLKGKLSLTLDELTQAKSPWKEAYAIAQKGESSGKLYDSIDDKVSSFNNSCAALQTNISRKRKAKELPIFNKDSATKEKSGSDQDPHLPEGTIWASKELLEFVAHMKNGDTSVLSQFDVQALLLEYIRKNNLRDSRRKCQIVCDLRLISLFGKTRVGHLEMLKLLESHFLIKKTSSADYISRAGVVNDTARWVEADGNCDNQLPMESDERHKTCRKTDDRGSRANSDVFAAIDVHNINLIYLRRNLMEGLMDDVDKFHDKVVGSIVRIRIPGNDQKQETYRLVQVAGTNKVAKPYKLGQRNTDLMLEILNLDKKEVISIDEVSNQEFSEDECKHLRRSMKCGLIKWLTVGEIQAKAMTLQPVRVNDGLEAEIIGLNHLRDRASEKGHEKEFRECMERIQLLSSPEERQRRLLEIIEVHIDPKMDPSYESEDNVGELDEKKQDDYVRTELSGYGRKESDPISTQRGDYVLNDTESREQKNLAKSCKQSRGAGMTSSSNKGGATWLHEMMNESSWKETEASGINNWDTPANPINTSGSLAIGCNSQAVLKSEISGVASEISPLALSTGADEFANNFETDKVWHYRDPNGIIQGPFFISQLHKRNTNGHFPPDLRIWRINETQDKSVLLTEASSGKFHEAKMVLNNSNLLSKDVGVATDNRDHNGDVGLSGSMNASQIDNKEEEGSWKPMQDDSSGNNEFLRSNGWVSSSCSWTTPADVSNSNEQKNGAFESGWDSSKGNSSCPDQPQACSSSLVPPAFSGKSFESVSCPVREVYGGECTSVQENGNCNSHSTADDQIKNEQGCENRSDSEGHSGQSSGQSWRPPPVNVSSNDWVSSSDFISLVKSLETTEQTQEIDFRDLPTPTIKQNNEDLEVQAAKNKQPASSGVPVQDAGPSRSTASSLVGGGAQISEVADGMGAYSPTPSKPSIGEWGSSLLSASSLIRTEIDHAATPSPISDQLAHSSPSHPTSNASSWPAIVTEPTEFCSLADESVTEPTEFCSLADESVSDLLAQVEAMESLDGLPSPTSIMKCREVLTQDSKHDSSSPLNAFSPGLDPGKSDALSSTGDLQAPSQSTVTDEPDGVRHADVLDPPKRSNRHSSTIVEVEGDAKRTDISVNQWGSRSEIQPPPPSTESWHISATDTTWRVGSESTANSWRLAQGSPNLGWGGSNQSNTNVGSGPVQMAAQNSIGVNFGASAGNPGFYRPRIGGDRFSGPRDRGFQSRDLGYGRGRGMWNRQPFYGGGNESSFRPPKSHRVCKYHESGYCKKGASCGFLHP, from the exons ATGGAACGAACGCATATATCGCAGCAACAAACTTCGGGTCACTACAGGCCTTGTCTTCAGGATGGAAGAGTGGAGCAGGGAGGCTTTGACGACTCAGTGCCGACCGCGGACCAAATGAGCGTCGACCAACGCGAGGCTATGAGGGATATGGATGATTCGCAGCTCGTCGGAGCTCCGGAGGTTGGTGTCGTGGCCAAAGAGAACGTGTCCGTGGCGGAGgtggagatgttgatgatgatgaagaaaaagatggaggTGAATCCGGTGGAGACTATGGTGGCGAAGAGAAAGCGGGGGCGACCGCCCGGGGGTCTGACTAAGACGAACAAAACCGCGCCGCCggtaaggaagaagaaggacgAAGAGGATGTGTGTTTCATATGCTTCGATGGTGGGAGCCTCGTGCTCTGTGATCGCCG GGGCTGCCCTAAAGCATATCATCCTGCCTGCATTAAGCGAGACGAGTCGTTCTTCAAATCAAGGGCTAAGTGGAATTGTG GTTGGCATATATGCAGCAATTGTCAGAAGGCTGCACATTATATGTGCTATACTTGTACATATTCTTTGTGCAAGGGTTGTATCAAAGATGCTGATTATCTGAGCGTAAGAGGAAATAATGGATTTTGTCGGATGTGCATGAGAACTGTGATGCTGATTGAGAATTTTCAAGGAAATACAGAAGTG CCTCAAGTAGATTTTGATGACAAAAGTAGTTGGGAGTATCTCTTCAAGATGTATTGGATATTTTTGAAGGGAAAACTATCTTTAACTTTGGATGAGCTCACTCAGGCTAAAAGTCCATGGAAGGAAGCTTATGCTATAGCTCAAAAGGGGGAATCTTCAGGCAAACTTTATGACAGCATTGATGACAAAGTTTCTAGTTTTAACAATTCTTGTGCAGCCCTGCAAACAAATATTTccagaaaaagaaaagctaaGGAGCTGCCTATTTTTAATAAGGACTCTGCAACTAAGGAGAAATCAGGTAGCGACCAAGATCCGCATCTGCCTGAAGGCACAATATGGGCGTCAAAGGAGCTCTTGGAATTTGTTGCACATATGAAAAACGGTGACACATCTGTGCTATCTCAGTTTGATGTCCAGGCTCTTTTGCTAGAATATATAAGGAAAAATAATCTCCGTGATTCTCGCCGGAAATGCCAAATAGTTTGTGATTTGAGGCTTATAAGTCTGTTTGGGAAAACACGTGTTGGTCACTTAGAAATGCTAAAGCTTCTTGAATCTCactttcttattaaaaaaacctCCTCAGCAGATTATATTTCAAGGGCAGGAGTTGTCAATGATACTGCTAGATGGGTGGAGGCTGATGGGAACTGTGATAACCAACTTCCAATGGAAAGTGACGAGAGGCATAAAACATGTAGAAAAACTGATGATAGGGGATCACGGGCTAATTCAGATGTTTTTGCAGCGATTGATGTTCACAACATTAACTTGATTTACTTACGCCGTAATTTGATGGAGGGTCTTATGGATGATGTCGACAAATTTCATGACAAAGTTGTTGGCTCAATTGTGCGAATAAGAATTCCCGGCAACGATCAAAAACAAGAAACATATAGGCTTGTTCAAGTTGCAG GTACAAACAAGGTTGCCAAACCATATAAACTTGGACAAAGAAATACTGATCTCATGCTCGAAATCTTGAATTTAGACAAGAAAGAAGTCATATCAATTGATGAAGTTTCAAATCAGGAGTTCTCTGAG GATGAATGCAAGCATTTACGCCGGAGTATGAAATGTGGGCTCATCAAATGGTTGACTGTG GGTGAGATCCAGGCAAAAGCAATGACACTTCAACCAGTGAGAGTAAATGAT GGGCTGGAAGCTGAGATAATAGGACTTAATCATCTACGTGATCGGGCAAGTGAAAAGGGACATGAGAAGGA ATTTAGAGAATGCATGGAGAGAATACAGCTTCTGAGCTCACCTGAGGAACGCCAGCGCAGACTGCTTGAGATCATTGAAGTACACATTGATCCTAAGATGGATCCAAGTTATGAGTCTGAGGACAACGTGGGAGAATTAGATGAGAAGAAACAAG ATGATTATGTGAGAACAGAACTTTCTGGATATGGAAGAAAGGAGAGTGATCCTATCTCAACTCAAAGAGGAGATTATGTCTTGAATGATACTGAAAGCAGGGAACAGAAAAATTTAGCCAAGTCTTGCAAACAAAGTAGAGGAGCTGGAATGACAAGCAGTTCCAATAAAGGTGGTGCTACTTGGCTTCATGAGATGATGAATGAATCTTCTTGGAAGGAAACAGAAGCATCTGGCATAAATAATTGGGATACACCAGCAAACCCGATCAATACTTCTGGTTCATTGGCCATTGGTTGTAACAGTCAAGCAGTGTTGAAATCTGAAATTTCTGGGGTTGCATCAGAAATTTCACCACTGGCTCTTTCTACAGGGGCAGACGAATTTGCTAACAATTTTGAGACTGACAAAGTTTGGCACTACCGTGACCCAAATGGAATAATTCAAGGACCATTTTTTATTTCACAACTGCACAAACGGAATACAAATGGGCACTTCCCTCCTGATCTCAGAATATGGAGGATAAATGAAACGCAAGATAAATCTGTACTTTTGACTGAAGCATCAAGTGGGAAATTCCATGAAGCAAAGATGGTGCTGAATAATAGTAATTTACTCTCCAAAGATGTTGGAGTTGCCACTGATAATAGGGATCATAATGGTGATGTTGGATTGAGCGGGAGTATGAATGCCTCTCAGATAGACAATAAAGAAGAGGAGGGAAGTTGGAAGCCAATGCAGGATGACTCAAGTGGTAATAATGAATTTTTGAGGAGCAATGGATGGGTCTCTAGTTCATGTAGTTGGACCACACCTGCTGATGTCTCCAATTCCAATGAACAAAAAAATGGTGCTTTTGAATCAGGCTGGGACTCATCTAAGGGTAATAGTTCTTGTCCTGACCAGCCCCAAGCGTGTAGTAGTTCACTAGTCCCACCTGCATTTTCTGGGAAGTCGTTTGAATCTGTATCATGTCCAGTGAGAGAAGTTTATGGAGGCGAATGTACTTCTGTTCAGGAGAATGGTAATTGCAATTCACACAGCACTGCTGACGATCAGATTAAAAATGAACAAGGTTGTGAGAACCGATCTGACAGTGAGGGCCATTCTGGTCAATCTTCAGGGCAGAGCTGGAGGCCTCCACCTGTAAATGTTTCATCAAACGACTGGGTTTCCAGTTCTGATTTTATTTCTCTAGTTAAGTCACTTGAAACAACAGAGCAAACTCAGGAAATTGATTTTCGAGATCTGCCGACTCCCACTATAAAGCAAAACAATGAAGACTTGGAAGTTCAGGCTGCCAAAAACAAACAACCTGCTTCTTCAGGTGTTCCTGTTCAGGATGCAGGCCCCAGCAGGAGCACTGCCTCTAGTTTAGTGGGTGGTGGGGCACAAATTTCTGAAGTAGCTGATGGAATGGGTGCTTATTCCCCAACTCCTTCCAAACCTTCCATTGGGGAATGGGGCTCCAGTCTTCTTTCTGCATCATCTCTGATACGAACTGAAATTGATCATGCTGCTACCCCGAGTCCAATCAGTGACCAACTGGCACATTCTTCCCCATCTCATCCAACATCTAATGCATCTAGTTGGCCGGCAATTGTTACTGAACCCACTGAGTTTTGCTCTTTGGCTGATGAATCTGTTACTGAACCCACTGAGTTTTGCTCTTTAGCTGATGAATCTGTTTCAGATCTGTTGGCTCAAGTTGAGGCAATGGAGTCTCTTGATGGCTTGCCTTCGCCTACTTCAATTATGAAATGTCGAGAGGTATTGACACAGGATTCGAAACATGATTCTAGCAGTCCTCTAAATGCGTTTAGCCCAGGACTTGATCCCGGGAAAAGTGATGCTTTAAGCTCCACAGGTGATTTACAAGCACCTTCCCAGTCCACGGTGACTGATGAACCAGATGGCGTACGTCACGCTGATGTTCTTGATCCTCCAAAGAGATCAAACAGGCATTCCTCCACAATTGTTGAAGTTGAAGGAGATGCAAAGCGCACTGATATTTCAGTCAACCAATGGGGATCTCGTTCTGAAATCCAACCTCCGCCGCCGTCTACTGAAAGTTGGCATATATCTGCTACGGATACGACTTGGAGAGTGGGATCAGAAAGTACAGCAAACAGTTGGCGACTGGCACAGGGAAGTCCAAACCTGGGCTGGGGAGGATCAAATCAAAGCAATACAAATGTGGGTTCGGGACCTGTTCAAATGGCAGCACAGAACAGTATAGGCGTGAATTTTGGTGCTTCTGCCGGGAATCCTGGTTTCTACAGACCAAGAATTGGGGGTGACAGATTCTCTGGACCTAGAGATAGGGGTTTTCAGAGCAGGGATTTAGGATATGGTAGGGGTAGGGGTATGTGGAACAGGCAGCCCTTCTATGGTGGTGGAAATGAAAGTTCTTTCAGGCCTCCCAAAAGTCATAGAGTTTGTAAATATCACGAAAGTGGCTATTGCAAAAAGGGAGCGTCGTGTGGTTTTTTGCACCCATGA
- the LOC122318295 gene encoding zinc finger CCCH domain-containing protein 44-like isoform X3 — translation MERTHISQQQTSGHYRPCLQDGRVEQGGFDDSVPTADQMSVDQREAMRDMDDSQLVGAPEVGVVAKENVSVAEVEMLMMMKKKMEVNPVETMVAKRKRGRPPGGLTKTNKTAPPVRKKKDEEDVCFICFDGGSLVLCDRRGCPKAYHPACIKRDESFFKSRAKWNCGWHICSNCQKAAHYMCYTCTYSLCKGCIKDADYLSVRGNNGFCRMCMRTVMLIENFQGNTEVPQVDFDDKSSWEYLFKMYWIFLKGKLSLTLDELTQAKSPWKEAYAIAQKGESSGKLYDSIDDKVSSFNNSCAALQTNISRKRKAKELPIFNKDSATKEKSGSDQDPHLPEGTIWASKELLEFVAHMKNADYISRAGVVNDTARWVEADGNCDNQLPMESDERHKTCRKTDDRGSRANSDVFAAIDVHNINLIYLRRNLMEGLMDDVDKFHDKVVGSIVRIRIPGNDQKQETYRLVQVAGTNKVAKPYKLGQRNTDLMLEILNLDKKEVISIDEVSNQEFSEDECKHLRRSMKCGLIKWLTVGEIQAKAMTLQPVRVNDGLEAEIIGLNHLRDRASEKGHEKEFRECMERIQLLSSPEERQRRLLEIIEVHIDPKMDPSYESEDNVGELDEKKQGIMVHADDYVRTELSGYGRKESDPISTQRGDYVLNDTESREQKNLAKSCKQSRGAGMTSSSNKGGATWLHEMMNESSWKETEASGINNWDTPANPINTSGSLAIGCNSQAVLKSEISGVASEISPLALSTGADEFANNFETDKVWHYRDPNGIIQGPFFISQLHKRNTNGHFPPDLRIWRINETQDKSVLLTEASSGKFHEAKMVLNNSNLLSKDVGVATDNRDHNGDVGLSGSMNASQIDNKEEEGSWKPMQDDSSGNNEFLRSNGWVSSSCSWTTPADVSNSNEQKNGAFESGWDSSKGNSSCPDQPQACSSSLVPPAFSGKSFESVSCPVREVYGGECTSVQENGNCNSHSTADDQIKNEQGCENRSDSEGHSGQSSGQSWRPPPVNVSSNDWVSSSDFISLVKSLETTEQTQEIDFRDLPTPTIKQNNEDLEVQAAKNKQPASSGVPVQDAGPSRSTASSLVGGGAQISEVADGMGAYSPTPSKPSIGEWGSSLLSASSLIRTEIDHAATPSPISDQLAHSSPSHPTSNASSWPAIVTEPTEFCSLADESVTEPTEFCSLADESVSDLLAQVEAMESLDGLPSPTSIMKCREVLTQDSKHDSSSPLNAFSPGLDPGKSDALSSTGDLQAPSQSTVTDEPDGVRHADVLDPPKRSNRHSSTIVEVEGDAKRTDISVNQWGSRSEIQPPPPSTESWHISATDTTWRVGSESTANSWRLAQGSPNLGWGGSNQSNTNVGSGPVQMAAQNSIGVNFGASAGNPGFYRPRIGGDRFSGPRDRGFQSRDLGYGRGRGMWNRQPFYGGGNESSFRPPKSHRVCKYHESGYCKKGASCGFLHP, via the exons ATGGAACGAACGCATATATCGCAGCAACAAACTTCGGGTCACTACAGGCCTTGTCTTCAGGATGGAAGAGTGGAGCAGGGAGGCTTTGACGACTCAGTGCCGACCGCGGACCAAATGAGCGTCGACCAACGCGAGGCTATGAGGGATATGGATGATTCGCAGCTCGTCGGAGCTCCGGAGGTTGGTGTCGTGGCCAAAGAGAACGTGTCCGTGGCGGAGgtggagatgttgatgatgatgaagaaaaagatggaggTGAATCCGGTGGAGACTATGGTGGCGAAGAGAAAGCGGGGGCGACCGCCCGGGGGTCTGACTAAGACGAACAAAACCGCGCCGCCggtaaggaagaagaaggacgAAGAGGATGTGTGTTTCATATGCTTCGATGGTGGGAGCCTCGTGCTCTGTGATCGCCG GGGCTGCCCTAAAGCATATCATCCTGCCTGCATTAAGCGAGACGAGTCGTTCTTCAAATCAAGGGCTAAGTGGAATTGTG GTTGGCATATATGCAGCAATTGTCAGAAGGCTGCACATTATATGTGCTATACTTGTACATATTCTTTGTGCAAGGGTTGTATCAAAGATGCTGATTATCTGAGCGTAAGAGGAAATAATGGATTTTGTCGGATGTGCATGAGAACTGTGATGCTGATTGAGAATTTTCAAGGAAATACAGAAGTG CCTCAAGTAGATTTTGATGACAAAAGTAGTTGGGAGTATCTCTTCAAGATGTATTGGATATTTTTGAAGGGAAAACTATCTTTAACTTTGGATGAGCTCACTCAGGCTAAAAGTCCATGGAAGGAAGCTTATGCTATAGCTCAAAAGGGGGAATCTTCAGGCAAACTTTATGACAGCATTGATGACAAAGTTTCTAGTTTTAACAATTCTTGTGCAGCCCTGCAAACAAATATTTccagaaaaagaaaagctaaGGAGCTGCCTATTTTTAATAAGGACTCTGCAACTAAGGAGAAATCAGGTAGCGACCAAGATCCGCATCTGCCTGAAGGCACAATATGGGCGTCAAAGGAGCTCTTGGAATTTGTTGCACATATGAAAAACG CAGATTATATTTCAAGGGCAGGAGTTGTCAATGATACTGCTAGATGGGTGGAGGCTGATGGGAACTGTGATAACCAACTTCCAATGGAAAGTGACGAGAGGCATAAAACATGTAGAAAAACTGATGATAGGGGATCACGGGCTAATTCAGATGTTTTTGCAGCGATTGATGTTCACAACATTAACTTGATTTACTTACGCCGTAATTTGATGGAGGGTCTTATGGATGATGTCGACAAATTTCATGACAAAGTTGTTGGCTCAATTGTGCGAATAAGAATTCCCGGCAACGATCAAAAACAAGAAACATATAGGCTTGTTCAAGTTGCAG GTACAAACAAGGTTGCCAAACCATATAAACTTGGACAAAGAAATACTGATCTCATGCTCGAAATCTTGAATTTAGACAAGAAAGAAGTCATATCAATTGATGAAGTTTCAAATCAGGAGTTCTCTGAG GATGAATGCAAGCATTTACGCCGGAGTATGAAATGTGGGCTCATCAAATGGTTGACTGTG GGTGAGATCCAGGCAAAAGCAATGACACTTCAACCAGTGAGAGTAAATGAT GGGCTGGAAGCTGAGATAATAGGACTTAATCATCTACGTGATCGGGCAAGTGAAAAGGGACATGAGAAGGA ATTTAGAGAATGCATGGAGAGAATACAGCTTCTGAGCTCACCTGAGGAACGCCAGCGCAGACTGCTTGAGATCATTGAAGTACACATTGATCCTAAGATGGATCCAAGTTATGAGTCTGAGGACAACGTGGGAGAATTAGATGAGAAGAAACAA GGGATAATGGTGCATGCAGATGATTATGTGAGAACAGAACTTTCTGGATATGGAAGAAAGGAGAGTGATCCTATCTCAACTCAAAGAGGAGATTATGTCTTGAATGATACTGAAAGCAGGGAACAGAAAAATTTAGCCAAGTCTTGCAAACAAAGTAGAGGAGCTGGAATGACAAGCAGTTCCAATAAAGGTGGTGCTACTTGGCTTCATGAGATGATGAATGAATCTTCTTGGAAGGAAACAGAAGCATCTGGCATAAATAATTGGGATACACCAGCAAACCCGATCAATACTTCTGGTTCATTGGCCATTGGTTGTAACAGTCAAGCAGTGTTGAAATCTGAAATTTCTGGGGTTGCATCAGAAATTTCACCACTGGCTCTTTCTACAGGGGCAGACGAATTTGCTAACAATTTTGAGACTGACAAAGTTTGGCACTACCGTGACCCAAATGGAATAATTCAAGGACCATTTTTTATTTCACAACTGCACAAACGGAATACAAATGGGCACTTCCCTCCTGATCTCAGAATATGGAGGATAAATGAAACGCAAGATAAATCTGTACTTTTGACTGAAGCATCAAGTGGGAAATTCCATGAAGCAAAGATGGTGCTGAATAATAGTAATTTACTCTCCAAAGATGTTGGAGTTGCCACTGATAATAGGGATCATAATGGTGATGTTGGATTGAGCGGGAGTATGAATGCCTCTCAGATAGACAATAAAGAAGAGGAGGGAAGTTGGAAGCCAATGCAGGATGACTCAAGTGGTAATAATGAATTTTTGAGGAGCAATGGATGGGTCTCTAGTTCATGTAGTTGGACCACACCTGCTGATGTCTCCAATTCCAATGAACAAAAAAATGGTGCTTTTGAATCAGGCTGGGACTCATCTAAGGGTAATAGTTCTTGTCCTGACCAGCCCCAAGCGTGTAGTAGTTCACTAGTCCCACCTGCATTTTCTGGGAAGTCGTTTGAATCTGTATCATGTCCAGTGAGAGAAGTTTATGGAGGCGAATGTACTTCTGTTCAGGAGAATGGTAATTGCAATTCACACAGCACTGCTGACGATCAGATTAAAAATGAACAAGGTTGTGAGAACCGATCTGACAGTGAGGGCCATTCTGGTCAATCTTCAGGGCAGAGCTGGAGGCCTCCACCTGTAAATGTTTCATCAAACGACTGGGTTTCCAGTTCTGATTTTATTTCTCTAGTTAAGTCACTTGAAACAACAGAGCAAACTCAGGAAATTGATTTTCGAGATCTGCCGACTCCCACTATAAAGCAAAACAATGAAGACTTGGAAGTTCAGGCTGCCAAAAACAAACAACCTGCTTCTTCAGGTGTTCCTGTTCAGGATGCAGGCCCCAGCAGGAGCACTGCCTCTAGTTTAGTGGGTGGTGGGGCACAAATTTCTGAAGTAGCTGATGGAATGGGTGCTTATTCCCCAACTCCTTCCAAACCTTCCATTGGGGAATGGGGCTCCAGTCTTCTTTCTGCATCATCTCTGATACGAACTGAAATTGATCATGCTGCTACCCCGAGTCCAATCAGTGACCAACTGGCACATTCTTCCCCATCTCATCCAACATCTAATGCATCTAGTTGGCCGGCAATTGTTACTGAACCCACTGAGTTTTGCTCTTTGGCTGATGAATCTGTTACTGAACCCACTGAGTTTTGCTCTTTAGCTGATGAATCTGTTTCAGATCTGTTGGCTCAAGTTGAGGCAATGGAGTCTCTTGATGGCTTGCCTTCGCCTACTTCAATTATGAAATGTCGAGAGGTATTGACACAGGATTCGAAACATGATTCTAGCAGTCCTCTAAATGCGTTTAGCCCAGGACTTGATCCCGGGAAAAGTGATGCTTTAAGCTCCACAGGTGATTTACAAGCACCTTCCCAGTCCACGGTGACTGATGAACCAGATGGCGTACGTCACGCTGATGTTCTTGATCCTCCAAAGAGATCAAACAGGCATTCCTCCACAATTGTTGAAGTTGAAGGAGATGCAAAGCGCACTGATATTTCAGTCAACCAATGGGGATCTCGTTCTGAAATCCAACCTCCGCCGCCGTCTACTGAAAGTTGGCATATATCTGCTACGGATACGACTTGGAGAGTGGGATCAGAAAGTACAGCAAACAGTTGGCGACTGGCACAGGGAAGTCCAAACCTGGGCTGGGGAGGATCAAATCAAAGCAATACAAATGTGGGTTCGGGACCTGTTCAAATGGCAGCACAGAACAGTATAGGCGTGAATTTTGGTGCTTCTGCCGGGAATCCTGGTTTCTACAGACCAAGAATTGGGGGTGACAGATTCTCTGGACCTAGAGATAGGGGTTTTCAGAGCAGGGATTTAGGATATGGTAGGGGTAGGGGTATGTGGAACAGGCAGCCCTTCTATGGTGGTGGAAATGAAAGTTCTTTCAGGCCTCCCAAAAGTCATAGAGTTTGTAAATATCACGAAAGTGGCTATTGCAAAAAGGGAGCGTCGTGTGGTTTTTTGCACCCATGA